A single region of the Sus scrofa isolate TJ Tabasco breed Duroc chromosome 17, Sscrofa11.1, whole genome shotgun sequence genome encodes:
- the ROMO1 gene encoding reactive oxygen species modulator 1, with the protein MPVAVGPYGQSQPSCFDRVKMGFVMGCAVGMAAGALFGTFSCLRIGMRGRELMGGIGKTMMQSGGTFGTFMAIGMGIRC; encoded by the exons ATGCCTGTGGCCGTGGGGCCTTACGGACAGTCCCAGCCAAGCTGCTTTGACCGCGTGAAGATGGGCTTTGTGATGGGTTGCGCCGTGGGCATGGCGGCAGGGGCGCTCTTCGGCACCTTTTCCTGTCTCAG GATCGGAATGCGGGGTCGGGAGCTGATGGGCGGCATCGGGAAAACCATGATGCAGAGTGGCGGCACCTTTGGCACATTCATGGCCATCGGGATGGGCATCCGATGCTAA